The segment GCCAATAGCCCCGAAACCTATACGATAGCTGGCCGTCTGGGACTGCCGATCTTTGCCACCCCGTTGATTGCCGGTTCGATGGAGAAGTTGCGAGAGTATATTGGCGCACATCGTGACAGTCTTCCGTCCGGGGTGAAGCAGGATGTCGCGGTCGCTTTCCCAGTTCATGCAGCACCCAGTCGTGAGCAAGCGCGCCGCGAAGTTGAACCGAGCATTATGCACTTTTTCAGCTTCCTCGATCAACGGCGACCCGATATACAGGCACTGCCGGAAAGCTATCAATCGCTGCAACGGGCCGTCGATCGACTCGCAAAGATTACATACGAGGAGGTGGAAGATTTAGGAGCCGCCTTCGGCGATCCGGATTACTGTGTGGAGCGGGTGCGCGCGCTGCAACGTGAATTCGGGATGAATGAATTTATCTGTTACTTCAATCAGGGCGGGCTCGTTGAGCCCGCCGTGGTCCGGCGTTCTATGGAGCTGTTCGCCCGCGAGGTTATCCCTCACTGTCGGTAGTAACTTGGGCTTTGGCCGGATTCGAGGCTATCTTGCGTTCTAACTCTTTGGCAGTGGACGGTAACTCATCGCGAGGGACGACACGCGAAACGAGGCGAATCTGCAAGGCTGCTTCGGACTCGAGAGAAAGCGGGTCAGAACGTTAGGTTCTAAGGACCAGCTGTCCTCCAGAAGCCGCCAATGACGTCGGCTTGGTCCTAAAGGAGGACCTGATGGAAGAAACATACCGGATGCCCTTAGAAGGGATCCGGGTCATCGACTTGACGATTTGGGTTCAAGGACCAACAGCCGCAATGGTGCTCGCGGATTTGGGAGCCCAAGTGATCAAGGTCGAGAAACCCGGGCAGGGCGACTTTGCACGAGGAATCAGCTCCCTGTTCGGGCAGCCGCAGTTTCTCCCCGACGGGCGCAATCTCATGTTCGAGCTCGCCAATCGTAACAAGAAGTCAATTAGCGTAGATCTCCGACGGTCAGAGGGGCAGCAGGTGCTCTATCGGCTCGCGCAACATTCCGATGCGCTGGTGACCAACCTGCACCCGAGTGCACTGCGAGAATTTCGCGCCGATCGTGAGACGCTCCTCGGGGTCAACCCCCATCTTATATATGCGCATGCGACCGGGTTTGGTCCGCGCGGCCCGCACGCCGAGGATCCCTGCCAGGATACCGTGGGGATGGCTCGCGCCGGCATAATGTTTAACACTCCTGCCGCTGATGGTTCTCCGGTCTACCTGACGGGCGCTCTCAGCGACATTCTGTCCGGCACTATGCTCGGCTTCGGGGTCCTGACCGCGCTGCTCGCGCGCGAGCGGCACGGCGTCACCCAGGCAGTGTCGGCGTCTCAGCTCAGCACCATGATGTGGCTGCAGTATTATAACGTGGCTCAGTATCTCAACATGGGGGAAGACTTCGCACCCTACGATCGCACCAAGGTTGCCAACCCGCTGATGAATCTCTACCGCTGTAGCGACGGGCAGTGGATCGCATGTGGGATGGCGGTCGCACAGCGGTTCTGGCCGGAGTTCTGTCAGGTCATGGGACTTGCGGAGCTGGAACATGACTCACGCTTTACCACCGATGACAAACGGGCGGCCTATCGCACGGAGCTGATTGCTCTCCTCGACCGGTCCTTTGCCGCTCGGCCGCGGGATCACTGGGAGCGGCTCTTTCGAGAGAAGGAGTTTTGGTTCTCGGTGGTGAACCGGGTCAGCGACCTGCCCACCGACCCGCAGGTCGTGAGTAACGAGTACCTGGTGGAGTTGGATAATGGACTCAAGACGGTGTCGAGTCCCTTTCAGCTCGAGAAGACGCCGGCCCCGCTGAAGAAAGGGGCCCCACAATTCAGCCGACACACGGACGAAATACTCCAGGAGGTCTGCGGCTATACGATGGACGAAATCCTAGCCTTTAAGGCGGAAGGAGTGGCGTGGTAGGTCGGATATTCTGAAGACAGTCGCCTTGAAATTTAGCGAGCCTCCACGCGGAATGTAGTCCGCTTTTAGTTCGGTAGGCTCGCCGCAAATGGCGACTCTAATTCAGCAGAGGCGCACGAAAGGAGCAAAACGATGAGTGAGCAAAGAAGCCAGGGCGCCAACCTTAGGGGCGACGTTCCGCGGCCACGATTGGAGGACTACGCGAAGAAGTATGGCCACGTATTCGCGTTCGAACGCAACGATGGCGTGCTCGAAGCACGCCTGCATCATAACGGTGGCGTGCAAGGCGCCAGCGGATGGTTCAACGTCTGGAGCCAGGCTTGGCTCGAGATGGGCAACGATCCAGAGAACGAGGTGATCATCGTCACCGGCTCGGGCGACCAGTGGATCGAGTATCAGATGGGGCGGACAGGCGAGATCACTGACGAGATGCGCGCGGCGTTCGCCGGCGCGTGCACCGCGGAGAATGCCTTCCGGCTATATTACGACGCCCTCAAAAATACGGAGAATGTCGTCTTCGGCCTGAATGTGCCGACCATCGGAGTAATCCAGGGTCCTGCATTCGTGCATTTCGAAACCGCGCTCATGTGCGACATTACCTTGTGCGCCGATGATGCTGTCTTCAAGGATCCTCACGCCGACTTTGGCCTCGCGCCTGGCGACGGATTGGGCCTCGCCTTCCAGCACCTGATGAATCCCAAGCAACAGGCCTATTATCTCTACACCAGCGAGACGATAGACGCGCAGACGGCGCTCCGTCTGGGCATGGTCAACGAAGTGCTGCCGCATGCCGAACTGATGCCTCGCGCTCGCGCCATCGCCGCCCGTATCCTCCGCATGCCCAAGCTCGCGCGCCTGATGAGCAAGCAAATCGTTCGCCGGCAACTGCAGCAGCGGCACGTGCAGGACGCTGGGTTCCATCTGGCGCACGAACTGCTCGGCTTCATGACCAATGTCCGCGAGGGCGCCGCGCATACCCCGGAAAAGGTGCGCGCCAGCCTGGATGACTTCGATAGCGCCCGCGCCCAAGCGAAGCGGCGTTGAGAGCACTGATCCAATGCCATACGATTCGTGTTCGATGAAGCACGAGAAGGACCATTGAAGGCAGGGAATTGAAAAAATCAGCTCAGACTAAGCTCGGTGAGAACTAGTAGATTTTCCGGGGAATACGAAATTGATGCAAATCCGGCAATCGTTATCGGCATCCCTATGGGGAAGCGATGGTAGACGAATTCGCGAAGGCCCTACATAGGGAAGTAGGAGTATTTTTGCTCGGCAATCGCTAGCTCTGCTGGGCCTCTCGGCTAGCGCCAGTAAATTAAGTGCGGGAGCTTTACGGTGCCCACATGAATGTCTTGATGCAGCAAACCAAGGCTGCCGAGAAAAAGTTAGAATCGCTCCCTGAAGATGAGCGGCGAATATAAAGGTGCGGCGTCCGACGCGATCATCTCGCATTTGCTGCATCGGAAGGTTTCGGATGACTCGTCTTCAGCGAGCGGAACGACCAACCATCGGCAGCCCTCTGCCTCCAGTATCTACAGGTGCTCGATGAACGTTCGCCTATCGTTGAGGAAGGCGGCCTTGTCCCAGGCAGGCATTGGGTCCTCAGACTCAGTTCGGCATTTGTCGTGCCGTGGAGACAACTGTCCTAGAAGATTGAGGGGACCGTTGCTTCGAGAGCTCCGGAGTCATTGTAGTCGACGACGGACAGATACATCAGCTCGGCGCACCCCAGGCGGACTACATAGCTGCTATGTGGGAGCGTAAGGACTCGGAAGTACCCTCGGGGCTGGCGTCCACCACCGAAGAAGCCCAAGCCACCGTCCTCCGGACGATTCCCTGGACGGTTGGTGGGAACTGGCCTTTCGTGGTGAGCGATAGATCGTGACCTACCAAGGACGGGTCGTACAACAAAAAGACTGACAAGATTACCCCGCACAGGTAGCAAGGTGGGCCGACCCCTGAGCCGTATCGATTTGGGGCGACCGTTCAGCCCGCGACGGCTACGTGAGCCCAATTCAAATTTCGCGAAAACATCCCAACCGCTGGTGAATCGGCTAAATCACCCGATATCGCGACGGCCGAGAGCGAGCATGCCCGCCGCGGTCAAGGCAGCAGCGGTCACCGCCAAGCCAGCAAACGACGCGGTGCTCCCTTGCCCCAACGTCCAATGGACGTAGGCGAACGGCGACAGATCGAACAACGATTGGCCAACCTGCCTCAGCTCCCATGCCAGTTCTAGTAACAGGTAGGAGGCAAGCACGAGCCAGATCGTGAAGTTCGCGTAGCGCGGCGCGGCCCCGATTAAGAGCATCGCGATGCCGCCCATCACCCATACCGCAGGCAAGGTGCGCAGTGTCGTAGCCAGCATCTGCGGAACCTCATGGCTGAGGTTTCCGGTGACCACTCCATAGCCCAGGCCGATCGCTAGCCCCGAAGCGGTCAACACGAGCGCCGGTCCCGCGGCAGCGAAGACCAGATGGCTCGCGGCCCATCGCGCGCGGCTCACCGCGGTGGCAAGGATCGGTTCGGCGCGGATAGCGGTTTCCTCCTCCCGCAGCTTCATCACGGCCAAGATCGCGTAGGCGGAGATCACCTGGCCCAACGTGTAGATGACCAAGCGAAGGAAGGCGTGGGCGGGATCGTGCGCGCGTATCTGCGCAAGCCAACGATTCAGCGTTGCAGTGTCGAGCAGCGGGGTGAGGTTATGGCCGACAGCCCCAAGCAGCACGCCAAGCGCAACGAAGCCCCCGATCCATCCGAACAGCATACCGCGCTGTAGGCGCCAAGCGAGCGCGAACGGACCGCTGAGGGACGGAGCGGCCGCGGTGCGCCCCGCGCGCAGAGGGAGCAGACCACCCCCGAGCTCACGCCGCGAGGCAAGTGCATATGCTGCCGCCGTCATTGCGGCGGTGAAACCGACCACCATCGCGAATACCCACCAGCGTTCGCCCGCAAATGGGCGCGTAAGTCGCGTCCATCCTAACGGCGACAACCACGACACCCATGCGAGCGGGCCGCGCTCGCCGCCCGAATCACCCACCATCCGGAGAATGAAAAATCCTCCGAACAGCCAGAGCGCAAGACCATTGGCGACGCTCGCGGTTACGGTCAACTGCGCGGTCACAGCCCCGATCGCCGCAAACATCCATCCCGCAGCAGCCCATGAGATTCCCACCGCGATCGATCCCGCCGCGGAAAGCCCGACGCTTATCAAGGCGCCAGCAATCAGCGCGGCCAACAGCAGGTTGGACAGCATGACCACTATCAGTGCCGCGGTAAGGCCAGCATGGCGGCCCATCACTGATCCCTCGAGCAGTTCCTGTCGCCCCTTTTCTTCTTCGCCGCGCGTATGTCTGACGACGAGCAGCAGACTCGGAATTCCACCGACCAGCATCCCCATCACGCCAGTTCGCCACGCTACGATTGCGCCGGGTGTCGGCTCAAGAATCGGCCCCAGCATGCCTACGATCGCTGGATTGCTCATGCATTCGTTTGCGAATCCTCGAAGCGCGGCGGGCGTCGGGTAGAGCTTCGCAATGCCGAGGGCGACGCCTAGCGGGGGCAAGGAGGACAGTGCGATCCAGACCGGAAGTACTATCCGGTCGCGCCGCAGATGCAGGCGCAGCATCGAGGCGGTGCCCGCTAGTGAGTTCATCGAAGAATCTGCCTTTGCGCACTGCCGTCGGTTTCGTCGCGGTAGTGACGCATGAACAACTCCTCGAGCGAAGGCGGTTGACTGATCAGGCTTTTCAGTCCGAGCGTCGTGAGGTGGCGAAGCAAGGCGTTCAGTTCAGTGCCTTCGACCAGGCATCGGAGACGCCCGCCATCGACGGCCACGTCGTGCACCCCGGGCAGTGCGGCCACCCTGTCTGCGGGCTTCGCGAGTTCGGCCGTGATCGAGGTGCGGGTGAGATGACGCAGGTCGGCGATCGTTCCGCTTTCGACGGTGCGGCCCGCCCGGACGATACTCACCCGATCACAGAGCGCTTCGACCTCGCCAAGAATGTGGCTGGAGAGCAGCACGGTCCGCCCGCGCCGGCGCTCGTCGCTGATGCACTCACGGAACATCGCCTCCATCAGGGGGTCAAGTCCGGAGGTGGGTTCGTCGAGGATCAGCAACTCCACATCGGAGGCGAGCGCCGCGACCAGCGCTACCTTTTGTCGGTTACCTTTCGAATAGGCGCGCCCCTTCATTGTGGGATCGAGATCGAACCGCTGGAGCAGGGTTCGTCTTCGCGCCGGATCGATTCCTCCGCGCAGCCGCGCAAGCAGATCGATCACTTCGCCGCCGGAGAGGTCGGGCCAGAGTGTGACGTCGCCGGGAACGTAGGCTAGGCGGCGATGAAGTGCGACGCGGTCGCGCCAGGGGTCGGTGTCAAGCAATCGCGCGATCCCAGCGTCGGCGCGGACCAGGCCGAGCAGGATACGGATCGTGGTGGTCTTACCGGCGCCGTTGGGCCCAAGGAAGCCGTGGACTTCGCCGGCATGGACGGCGAGATTGAGCCCGTCGAGGGCACTAACCGGACCGAAGGACTTGCGGAGTGCGGAGACCTTGATTGCAATTGACATAATTCATTATCTACACTATATTCACAATTATGTGAAGATAGTGAAGCACGAACACGTGTCTCTGCGACGATTCATCGCGCGCTTCGCTGACGCACTTATCGAGGCGGGGTTTCCCCGAATGCCTGGGCGGGTATTCGCAGCCTTGCTCGGGTCGGATTCCGGGCGGCTCACCTCCGCCGAACTGTGCACCTTGCTCAAGGTAAGCCCCGCAGCCGTGTCCGGCGCGGTGCGCTACCTGAGCCAGGTCAACCTGCTGACCCGCGAAGGCGAACCTGGCTCACGGCGCGAGTTCTACTGTGTTCAGGAAGATGTCTGGTATGAGGCGATCGCGCGCCGCGACCGTACACTCAGCAAGATAGAGGATCGCCTGCGTGAAGGACTCGAAGTGGTCGGCCGCAACAGTGGGGCGGGCCGGCGACTTGCCGAGACGCTGTCGTTTTTTGAGTTCATTCAACACGAACTGCCGCGGATGTTGGAGAAATGGCGTGCGCGGAAATCGGTTTCACGAGACGAGGTCGCGCCGCCAGCCTCCGCCTCGCGGTCGTAGAGATGACAGGAGAATCACATGCTTTACGATGATTTCCCTCGCCCAACGCGCGATTTCGACAGGGCAAACACACCCGCAAGACGGTTACGCCGCCAGCATGCACGACGACCTGTACCGTTCGCTATCTGATCAGGAAAGGGCAATGTTCGGGGTTAAGTCATTCGGGTTGGACGCATCGATCCGCGGTTCCCTGGCGACCGCAGCAACCTAGATACGAAATATCCATACATTCGTGAATTGCGCGGATAAGTGATGGCACAGTCGGGATGATACCACCCCAGCGCGCCTCTACACGCTGAGGGCTGTGCCTCGCGGGCCAGCGGCCTCATCAATCACTCGCGGCCATTTTCGCAAGACGCTTCCTTCGTGGTCCACGGCGTCCGTGACGATCCGTTGGAGCTATCGCGCGCTGACGCAGCAAGTCGCGGGTGGCCCGGTCATATTCGGCAGTGTCGCCGAGGGCATTGGCGACGACCAGGGCGCCCGTGATGGTCGATAGCACTTCGGCCGCATTGCCTGCCGAGAGCCCTTCCGCGACTAGCTTGTCCCGGCACATCTTGAAAAAGCCTTTCACTTCCTTCGCAACCGGTTGCGGCAGATCCTGCGAGGCGGCGCCCAGTACGGTACAGGGGCACATACGAGCTTCGGAGTAAGCAGTTCCTCGGAAAGCCTTCGTCCAGACACGAACGGGATCAGGGTCTTTCTTCAGCTCCTTGTCGATCAATTCGGAAGTATATTCCGCCCAGCGACGAATGACGGCCGCCGCGAGATTCTCCTTTGTCCGGAAGTGGTAGTGGACGCTCGAGCTTTTGATGCCCACATCCGCGGCGATTTCTCGGAAGCTGAAGCCCCCGAAACCGCCCTGCTGTATACGCCGTTCGGCCGCATCCATGATCGCAGCCTTCATGTCACTCATCGGTCCATTCTACCACTATCTGTTGATAGATAGCTCCTTGCCTCCTCAAAACACAACGGGTTCAATCCGGCTTGTCGACAGGCCGGAGAAATTTCCGCGTCCGGCGGTCCGCGTGCTCAAGTCAGACGGCTGTGCTCGCTCTTCGGTCCAGCCTGTCTTCGATAAAACGAAGACCCGCGCGCACGGAAGCGAGCGGTTAGCCGGGGCACCTCCGCAGGCTGGATGTTTTCCTGGTTATCTCCAATTTCATCAGGATATCCCGGGCTCATCGCGAGCGTACTCGTGCGTGACCGGACGATCGATGTCGTCAAAGATCATATCGACCTGGGCACCCGCTTCGCCGAGCTGCCGAGCAGCGCCGTCCGAAACTCGGAATACGACGTCACCAGAGCATCAAGCGAGAAACTCCTATTGAGACCGCTCGGATTGGGAAGAACCCAGGCCATCGTGCGTGCAAATCCCATCGCGTGCTGGCCCCACTCGACATCTGGCCGGCCGATCATGCTCGACAAGGCGCGCTTTCCGAGAAAGGCGATCGAACGAGGAGCATAAAGCCGAATCTTGGTTTCAAACCTGCGTCGAGCCTTCATGAATTCTTCGGGCAACACCTCATTCGGTCGCTTGGTCGGCCGGCCGACGACCGCTGTGATACCGCAGCCATATTCGAGCAGACGATGCTCGTCTTCTGGCTGGAGCCGAACGTCCATGAAACCGGCAAGATGCAGCACCGTCCAGAAGCGATTGCTTCGACTAGAGAAGTTATGGCCGGCTCTTGCAGCGCTCGCGGCCGGATTCAGGCCGCAGAAAATCACGTCTAGGCCTGTGCTCAGGATATCCGGTTCATATCTGATCAAGCGACACCTTCGTTCGCCGGGCGGCGTCCAATGGCTCCATCGTTGCGCAGGGAGCGACTCGCAAATCCGCACGAGCATCCTCCAAAAAGGCCGTTGACCTATCGATAGATCGACCCGGAGTTGCCCATCTTTTCAAATGACTTGCTCGGTCGCCACAGCCGTGGCAGCAGTTTGCTGCGTTGACATCGCTCAGCTCGCAACATGTCTGCGGCGCGAGGTCAGGTTTGAACGAGACTGTCTGACACGCGGCGCAGCTAGAGGATCTCGAATCTGCCCCGACCTTTGTCCTATCAGTAGATAGCGCTGACATTCGCTCGTTAACGATCAACCGAGTGATCAACCTGTCGATAGATAGATGACCCAGACGCCCCGTGGCGAAAATACATCGAAGGTAAATACAGAGTAGTTACGGAAAGAGCGGTCCAGAACATACTACGTGCGAGTTGGC is part of the Candidatus Binataceae bacterium genome and harbors:
- a CDS encoding CoA transferase, translating into MEETYRMPLEGIRVIDLTIWVQGPTAAMVLADLGAQVIKVEKPGQGDFARGISSLFGQPQFLPDGRNLMFELANRNKKSISVDLRRSEGQQVLYRLAQHSDALVTNLHPSALREFRADRETLLGVNPHLIYAHATGFGPRGPHAEDPCQDTVGMARAGIMFNTPAADGSPVYLTGALSDILSGTMLGFGVLTALLARERHGVTQAVSASQLSTMMWLQYYNVAQYLNMGEDFAPYDRTKVANPLMNLYRCSDGQWIACGMAVAQRFWPEFCQVMGLAELEHDSRFTTDDKRAAYRTELIALLDRSFAARPRDHWERLFREKEFWFSVVNRVSDLPTDPQVVSNEYLVELDNGLKTVSSPFQLEKTPAPLKKGAPQFSRHTDEILQEVCGYTMDEILAFKAEGVAW
- a CDS encoding enoyl-CoA hydratase/isomerase family protein, producing the protein MSEQRSQGANLRGDVPRPRLEDYAKKYGHVFAFERNDGVLEARLHHNGGVQGASGWFNVWSQAWLEMGNDPENEVIIVTGSGDQWIEYQMGRTGEITDEMRAAFAGACTAENAFRLYYDALKNTENVVFGLNVPTIGVIQGPAFVHFETALMCDITLCADDAVFKDPHADFGLAPGDGLGLAFQHLMNPKQQAYYLYTSETIDAQTALRLGMVNEVLPHAELMPRARAIAARILRMPKLARLMSKQIVRRQLQQRHVQDAGFHLAHELLGFMTNVREGAAHTPEKVRASLDDFDSARAQAKRR
- a CDS encoding ABC transporter ATP-binding protein, producing MSIAIKVSALRKSFGPVSALDGLNLAVHAGEVHGFLGPNGAGKTTTIRILLGLVRADAGIARLLDTDPWRDRVALHRRLAYVPGDVTLWPDLSGGEVIDLLARLRGGIDPARRRTLLQRFDLDPTMKGRAYSKGNRQKVALVAALASDVELLILDEPTSGLDPLMEAMFRECISDERRRGRTVLLSSHILGEVEALCDRVSIVRAGRTVESGTIADLRHLTRTSITAELAKPADRVAALPGVHDVAVDGGRLRCLVEGTELNALLRHLTTLGLKSLISQPPSLEELFMRHYRDETDGSAQRQILR
- a CDS encoding MarR family transcriptional regulator, with the protein product MSLRRFIARFADALIEAGFPRMPGRVFAALLGSDSGRLTSAELCTLLKVSPAAVSGAVRYLSQVNLLTREGEPGSRREFYCVQEDVWYEAIARRDRTLSKIEDRLREGLEVVGRNSGAGRRLAETLSFFEFIQHELPRMLEKWRARKSVSRDEVAPPASASRS
- a CDS encoding TetR/AcrR family transcriptional regulator; this encodes MSDMKAAIMDAAERRIQQGGFGGFSFREIAADVGIKSSSVHYHFRTKENLAAAVIRRWAEYTSELIDKELKKDPDPVRVWTKAFRGTAYSEARMCPCTVLGAASQDLPQPVAKEVKGFFKMCRDKLVAEGLSAGNAAEVLSTITGALVVANALGDTAEYDRATRDLLRQRAIAPTDRHGRRGPRRKRLAKMAASD
- the mug gene encoding G/U mismatch-specific DNA glycosylase, coding for MIRYEPDILSTGLDVIFCGLNPAASAARAGHNFSSRSNRFWTVLHLAGFMDVRLQPEDEHRLLEYGCGITAVVGRPTKRPNEVLPEEFMKARRRFETKIRLYAPRSIAFLGKRALSSMIGRPDVEWGQHAMGFARTMAWVLPNPSGLNRSFSLDALVTSYSEFRTALLGSSAKRVPRSI